In the genome of Thermodesulfobacteriota bacterium, one region contains:
- a CDS encoding gamma-glutamylcyclotransferase family protein — MSNEIKKLFVYGTLLQGEPRNEFLYDSDLLGSLEIPGELYITDMGYPTAFFTQNVNHHVSGELYELSGDNITDKIMTLDEIEGIDDGLFKRKVLRMNGHNFFTYEAGEALGNFLNSRFKIKSGNWRLHGSIAKRDPIKFALAFEKYSAKGYREFPIKDSSESIHVRGVAPILLTAPHACAHIRMNKLKSPETFTGSLAVILHSITGSHALYTHRASEIDPNFYDESPFKEKIATIVKRFGIRFVLDIHGTSTTKLGDVFPGVGSDHEFLLGNESFIDKLFECSARFGIRLGSPRIFPASRQMTVTRFVARKLGITSMQIEINERLRTPDKLPQSFDKLVRFLVDFLGTAKNPC; from the coding sequence TTGAGCAATGAAATAAAAAAGCTTTTTGTATATGGAACACTCCTACAGGGCGAGCCAAGAAACGAGTTTTTATACGACAGCGATTTGCTTGGATCCCTGGAGATACCGGGAGAGCTTTATATCACCGATATGGGATACCCGACAGCTTTTTTTACACAGAATGTAAATCACCATGTAAGTGGAGAGCTTTACGAACTATCCGGAGATAATATCACTGATAAGATCATGACCTTGGATGAGATAGAAGGAATTGACGATGGTTTATTTAAAAGGAAGGTTCTGAGAATGAATGGCCACAACTTTTTTACTTACGAAGCTGGAGAGGCATTAGGCAATTTCCTAAACAGCAGATTCAAAATCAAATCGGGAAACTGGAGATTACACGGATCTATAGCTAAGAGGGACCCAATCAAATTTGCCCTTGCCTTTGAAAAATACTCTGCAAAAGGCTACAGAGAGTTTCCTATAAAAGACTCATCAGAATCGATCCATGTACGAGGAGTAGCTCCCATTCTTTTAACCGCACCACACGCATGTGCTCATATTCGAATGAATAAGTTAAAAAGTCCAGAGACATTCACAGGGTCACTCGCGGTTATACTTCACTCGATTACGGGATCCCATGCCCTTTACACCCACAGGGCTTCTGAAATTGACCCGAATTTTTATGATGAGTCTCCATTTAAAGAAAAGATTGCCACAATCGTGAAAAGATTTGGGATCAGGTTTGTGCTCGACATTCACGGTACCTCTACAACAAAGTTAGGGGATGTATTTCCAGGAGTTGGTTCCGACCATGAATTTCTCCTTGGCAATGAATCCTTCATAGACAAACTATTCGAATGCTCAGCGAGATTCGGAATCAGACTTGGAAGTCCGAGAATTTTTCCAGCATCGCGCCAGATGACCGTAACCAGATTCGTTGCTAGAAAGCTCGGAATAACATCTATGCAAATTGAGATTAATGAAAGGCTTAGAACCCCTGACAAATTACCTCAGAGCTTTGACAAATTAGTAAGATTTCTTGTCGACTTTTTAGGTACTGCAAAAAACCCTTGTTAA